One Puntigrus tetrazona isolate hp1 chromosome 25, ASM1883169v1, whole genome shotgun sequence genomic window, AATCTGTAGAACAATCATGAGGATATACAGGGATCTTGCATTAATATttcctgatttatttattttttcggtACATATTGGGTGCAccacatgatatatatatatatataacatatatatatgtgtgtgtgtgtgtgtgtgtgtgtgtagttattAGCAACATACCAAGTCTTCAGTACTtgagttgtatttttttgtttgttttatttgttttgcaaaagCTAATTACCAGAGCTTATAATTTTTAGTCTTGTGAGATATCGCTCAACCAAGTGCAGCCTCACAAAGGCAGCTGTCATTCACCTGCTCAGTTGTCATGAAAATGACATATATTGGTTTTATTACTTTGCTTCTCTTAGCTTGTTGGGCAGGTCCCGTATCCTCGAGGGGAAGATTGTTGAACTTTCGAACTTAAATTATCATGACTGTAAAAGATTGCACCAGGATAGATCAATCAGACTTGCCCCGAACCCTTCATCACAGATTACAGTATTTGATACCTTGAATGAAGAGTTTAGCAGTGAAGTCTGATTGCTctgtttcataatttaaataagagaaaaatataaatatagtgcaCACACATCAAAGCAGAGCTCGTAGCGGTCGTTCGTGATGCTGACAATGTTTGATCACCACTTCAAACACACGCAGAGAGAAAGGTCTTGGCACCTTTGCTGTGCTGTTGGAAATCAGCTGTGTGTTTATCCATAGGGATTATAGCCTGTATTGTGCATGTCCTCGTGGGTAGAATGTGTTTTTCACTCCCACTGTTGTGCTTTTGCTCTACTGTTATGTACCGCCACGGCCTCTCCCCTTTTTCCTCCCGACTCTTACAACACAATGAGTTTGTTGTTTATGGGTGTATCAGCTCCAGTGGAGCTCCCTTCATTACTTCTGGTTAAAGAGATCATCACTATGTTCAGATATTTGGTAATATAAAATCTGCAGTGCTATATAAGAGaagatgtttagcagaatgaCACGggctgcgtttcccaaaagcatcgtaAGCCTAAACATTGCAGAACCATCGCAACCGATGGAGCTATTTGGAAAACGCATCATCCACTTTCATTGTGGAAAAGAACAGTGTGGACATTTTGGGGATTCCATGaatgatgtatttatatatatattgttacacTATTAATACAGCTTTCTTTTCAAGaatgctattattttaatgagacTTTTTTTGATTATAAGGCAGTTGCATCATACTTGCATTTTACACAAGGAAAGTtagacttttttattattgggagaactgtccctttaaaaagcCAAATAGGAAAGCAAAAGCTATCACTGTGGCCTTTTGTCTGAAGTTAGTACAGGCAAATGATCTACTAACAACAGTCGACTGTGTCTGAAAGATGAAAAGTATTGCCTTCTTAAGCAGTAATGGTTCTAAGGAATACGAAAACCTCGCTGTTTATGTTTAAACCCCACTAATAATTGGATAATAACTAGATAATAATGGGGGGTGAGAACCAGAAGGGTCTAAGGGACATTTTTGTTTGGGCTCTCCTGTAAAGTTACTCCTTTCTGGTTCTCACCCCTCGataatggatttttaaaagttccagaagttaattaattaatggatggatgaatgcgTAAAATGTGAGGAAACCCctaagaaaaaacatttgaatccTCTTAAGTTTACCCTAGTCTACAGAGGAAATAACAATAACTGTCTGATAACATTCCTTGAGTCCTGTTTTTCCATAAACAGTTTGTCTAGATAAGGGCGGCTGGAAAGAGATTTATCCCTAAAATATTCTTATCGGTGGTCCACATTTGTTTGGAGCAGTGAAGTGAGTGCcgttgtgtgttttgtctgcGCGTGAGGGGCGTGGACGCGTCCTGCCCTGAGCGCACAGCGCGCGTACCACGGGCGCAACACACAGCAGTGCGCGCCGCGCaactccaaaacaaaaaaaaatggggcttgaaaaagaaaaaatggaaacCAGTGTCATTATGGATGAGGATGAATTCAACAGATCGATTGAACCTATACTTGGAAAAAAACCGAACGTGTATTCAGAAGTCCCGGATAGAGATCCTAAAGATATTAACGCGCACCTAAAGGTAGGTGACAACGCAAGACTTATCTATAAGCACTTACACATTTTTTTGCCTAAATACCTGTgttaaaactgaataaacatGAGTGATATAAGTAACAAAGTGCTCATATTAGTTCCTTTCGGTATGCTGAGAAGTGTTTTCGCGCACCGCCATTCACGtgcatattaatacattttcgcAGTGAGTTTGTATTATTTGAATAGTGCGATTGCACATGCGCGCCAATCttctctttttaatgaaaatttgaGTAAATTTGAGTTTTTGGGGCATACTGGTTTGCATACAGAACTgctttaatacacacacacacacacacacacacacaaacactgggaAAAACACTGACTCAAAATATTTAAGGTGCCGGTAGTTTTAATATAAACGATAATAACAAActacaatgaataaaatacttaaCATAAAACACAGAACTGTTGCACTGAATATCAACACAGGTGTGTTTCAACTGCAGATATGTTAACCTTTTAGGTATGTTAACGTTTCAGACTATATTGTCTGGTTAATGTATTTCGTGCTCAAAagaaacacaataataataataactaaaacaaacttTATTGGGCTTAAAGGATGTGTAGTTACAAACATAAATTGGCAGTTGCTCTCTTTTGATACATGTGGGCCAGTCTAAAGAGTTTGTTTGCTATTGATTTCTTTTGGTTTGATTCCACAGGTTGGTTTTGAAGACATCATTGCTGAGCCCATCTCCACGCACAGCTTTGACAGAGTTTGGATCGGCAGTCACGCTGTGTTTGAGCTGGTGAAATTCATCTTCTACCGGATCCTCACCACGTTTCTGGCCATTCCTCTGGCATTCATCGCGGGGATTGTTTTCGGGATCCTCAGCTGTATACATATTTGGTATGAAAAGGCTTCTTGTTGGGGAAGGCTGTTGGCTCTCTGTTGTATTTTCCACAGCCCAATTGCAGAATATTTGCCTTGGCCACTACCCACTTAGATAAAgactggcatttaaaaaaataccacaGAGAAAGCCTCGCATATTGGTTTTGCAGAGCACAGGTGGGCCTGCGTTTCCACGGTGGAAAAATCTGCACATAACTCACACTGGATTGTTAGCATTCTAGTCAAGTGTTTTTCTCAGGACTCTTAGTGGTCTGACACATGCAAGCAGAAACTTGGCGTTTGACCCCTTGCGTCGTTTAAATCAGGAGCATTTTAAGGGTCACTTTTCCTCAGGTGAAATATTAGCACATGCGGATGTTTGTAAACTTCACAACTCTGCAGCGGCAGAGTGACCCCATTAGCTAAGGAATGAGGAGTCCTGACAAATTAGCCAGATAAGATCTAATGTCAAGATGACAGTGTAGCTCAAAAGGAGAAGAGAAGTATGCTTGGTGAATATTGCAAGTCTAAGGTGCTATATTGGGAGGCTTGTTGAAGTCAGGTGCATTTTTGTTATAGCCTGCTAAATATCTGTATTTAGAATTTTAGCCTGGTAGatgctaaaaaaagtttaaaaaaattactttataattaTAAAGACTGGGCTGTTTTGACTAATGCATTTAGACAGAATTCTGTAGCAATCACCTTGAACATCTAAGCAATTGCATTGCATGGTGTTACAGACACGAATGATGCTTGTCAAgttgcccctattatggatttttaaaaatgaccttttatgcaGAGTgtaacagctctaagtgaaagaaaacatcctgcCAGTTTTTAAATCCGAAAGTACACCATGTGTGAAGATATTGTCTCTCATATCAAGGAGTCGActttgaatcattgaaacgagtcgtttttaaaacgagtcccaatCCGTTTCACTTtgatgtcaaaataaaacattagcatgTTGCCTTTTCGCAACTAAGTGCTGCTTTTGGAGTTtttaaagctcacaaacacttctATAAACGAAATCGACCAATCAGCAGAGAAGACTGGAAAAGAGttgttgaatataaaatataaacctcTCATAACCCATAATATGGGCACTTTATGGGCCAGACATGCTGACTGACAGATCATGCATATGGGCTGACTGCTGACAATATCAAAGGTGATGATTATTGGAACCATCTGATATGAAGGTTAATGCCTCACACGTGTTCCTGGCTATATTTTAACCCCAGAACAAAGAGAGAGGAACAATTTCACCTTGATATGATTATGCAACTCCGATATATCCGCACACACGATGATGAGCTGTTTTCTCTCCGCAGGGTGGTGATGCCAGTGATCCAGGGCTGCATGATGACGCTGCCCTCCATCCATGTGATCTGGACCAGCCTGATGGATATGTTTATAGGGCCGTTCTTCTTCAGCATTGGACGGTGCTTGTCGTCCATCAATGTCAAGACTGTGCAAAACTGAGCATATCCCTGCATAGAAGTGTTGCAGATTCTCTTTGTCGCGATGTTGTGGCCTCCTTTTGGAGGTTTGTTAGCTGAAGGATCGTTTATCCTTGACTTCTGAAGCACAGAGAAGCGAAAgaagttttctttcatttcaatgCAATATTCATTCCGTTGTTTCGGCTCT contains:
- the cav2 gene encoding caveolin-2; this encodes MGLEKEKMETSVIMDEDEFNRSIEPILGKKPNVYSEVPDRDPKDINAHLKVGFEDIIAEPISTHSFDRVWIGSHAVFELVKFIFYRILTTFLAIPLAFIAGIVFGILSCIHIWVVMPVIQGCMMTLPSIHVIWTSLMDMFIGPFFFSIGRCLSSINVKTVQN